The Acetomicrobium flavidum genome window below encodes:
- a CDS encoding nucleotide sugar dehydrogenase produces the protein MSTLYERITSKSAKVGVIGLGYVGLPLAVEKAKAGFRVLGFDIQREKVDKINRGENYIGDVVPEDLATLTKNGHLSATDDFSRIGECDVVAICVPTPLDKFKQPDLSYVVNTADTLSSFMHEDMLVVLESTTYPGTTEEVLLPMLSKGGLKVGRDFYLAYSPERVDPGNLLYKTKNTPKVVGGCTPECLRHAKALYEAVLQAPVFAVSSPKEAEMAKILENTFRIVNCALANEMAVVCRKLGINIWEVIEAASTKPFGFMPFYPGPGVGGHCIPIDPFYLTYKARSVDYHTRLIELAGEINDSMPEYVTARLQDLLNDERKPLRGSKVILLGIAYKGDIDDVRESPALKVWEQLEAKGADVTYFDPYCRLVKLKGKAFESCTLDEYLLKSVDAVVVTCAHTKGVDYNLVLEASPLILDTKNIISKVTGVDIKSCPKLHLL, from the coding sequence ATGTCAACGTTGTACGAAAGGATCACTTCAAAATCTGCTAAAGTCGGCGTAATCGGGCTTGGGTATGTGGGCCTTCCACTGGCGGTGGAAAAGGCAAAGGCGGGCTTTCGCGTACTGGGCTTTGACATCCAGCGCGAAAAGGTGGATAAAATAAACCGCGGCGAAAACTACATAGGAGACGTCGTCCCCGAAGACCTGGCCACTTTGACTAAAAACGGGCACCTTTCGGCCACGGACGACTTTTCCCGCATCGGCGAATGCGATGTCGTGGCGATATGCGTTCCAACTCCTCTGGACAAGTTCAAGCAGCCTGACTTAAGCTACGTCGTAAATACGGCTGACACTCTGTCTTCGTTCATGCACGAAGATATGCTCGTCGTCCTTGAATCTACGACCTATCCGGGCACCACTGAAGAAGTCCTTCTTCCCATGCTTTCCAAGGGCGGCTTGAAGGTAGGCCGCGACTTTTACCTTGCCTATTCGCCCGAGCGCGTGGACCCCGGCAACCTGCTTTATAAGACCAAAAACACGCCCAAGGTAGTAGGCGGATGCACCCCTGAGTGTCTTAGGCATGCCAAGGCCTTATACGAGGCAGTCTTACAAGCTCCCGTATTTGCCGTATCTTCTCCAAAGGAAGCCGAGATGGCAAAGATACTTGAAAACACCTTTCGCATAGTAAACTGCGCCCTGGCAAACGAGATGGCCGTCGTGTGCAGGAAGCTTGGCATAAACATTTGGGAGGTCATAGAGGCCGCTTCGACCAAGCCCTTTGGCTTCATGCCCTTTTATCCCGGCCCGGGCGTGGGAGGCCACTGCATCCCCATAGATCCCTTTTACCTGACCTACAAGGCGCGGTCTGTCGACTATCACACGAGGCTCATAGAGCTGGCAGGCGAGATAAACGACTCCATGCCCGAATACGTGACAGCTAGGCTGCAAGATTTGCTTAACGACGAAAGAAAGCCCCTAAGGGGAAGCAAGGTCATACTTTTAGGCATAGCCTACAAGGGCGACATAGACGACGTGCGCGAATCGCCCGCTCTGAAGGTGTGGGAACAGCTTGAGGCCAAGGGGGCAGACGTCACCTACTTTGACCCCTACTGCAGGTTGGTAAAACTAAAGGGCAAAGCTTTTGAATCGTGCACCTTGGACGAATATTTGCTTAAAAGTGTCGACGCCGTCGTCGTGACTTGTGCTCACACCAAGGGCGTGGATTACAATTTGGTGTTAGAAGCTTCACCGCTCATACTTGACACCAAAAACATAATTTCAAAAGTCACCGGCGTTGACATTAAAAGCTGCCCGAAGCTTCATCTGCTTTAA
- a CDS encoding Gfo/Idh/MocA family protein, translating to MQDLIKVAVIGAGNWGKNLVKNFYELGVLSAVVDEDEGRLNKAGKDCKGVHLLTGLNDLWKLDISAVAIATPAPTHYEMTKIALSKGKDVFVEKPFTLNASQAEELVTLAKTSGRIIMVGHLLLYQPAIRWIKDCILKNTLGKLYFLHQERLNLGRARRGENALWSLGVHDVAVFLDLVGRNPQRVEVVGQPVLQDGIEDDVYLHLAFPEGVAAHLHASWLWPEKHRRLTAVFERGMLVYDEIAQTVTLHKKYINSKLENIDEGQQVVYKGNSEPLKLELKHFIECCQSRQRPYSDGESAVGVVKILEEASNKLGVKM from the coding sequence TTGCAGGACTTGATTAAAGTTGCCGTAATTGGCGCAGGAAACTGGGGCAAAAATTTAGTTAAAAACTTTTACGAACTCGGCGTGCTTTCTGCCGTCGTAGACGAGGACGAAGGCCGCTTAAATAAAGCAGGCAAAGACTGCAAAGGCGTGCATTTGCTTACCGGTTTAAACGACCTATGGAAGCTGGACATATCCGCGGTCGCAATAGCTACGCCAGCGCCCACCCACTACGAAATGACAAAAATAGCCCTTTCAAAGGGCAAGGACGTATTCGTCGAAAAGCCCTTCACGCTAAACGCAAGCCAAGCAGAAGAGCTTGTAACGCTAGCCAAAACTTCAGGCCGCATAATCATGGTAGGGCATCTCCTTCTTTACCAGCCCGCCATAAGGTGGATCAAAGACTGCATCCTAAAAAATACCTTGGGGAAGTTGTATTTCCTTCATCAGGAGAGGTTAAACCTGGGGCGTGCAAGGAGGGGCGAAAACGCCCTCTGGAGCCTTGGCGTGCACGACGTGGCCGTGTTTTTAGACCTCGTAGGAAGAAATCCACAAAGAGTCGAAGTAGTGGGCCAGCCCGTTTTGCAGGATGGCATTGAAGACGACGTATACCTTCACCTTGCCTTTCCCGAGGGAGTAGCGGCACACCTTCACGCCTCCTGGCTTTGGCCGGAAAAGCACCGCAGATTAACTGCCGTATTTGAAAGGGGCATGCTCGTCTACGACGAAATTGCCCAGACGGTGACGCTTCATAAAAAATACATAAATTCAAAATTAGAAAACATAGACGAAGGCCAGCAAGTCGTATATAAAGGAAACAGCGAACCGCTGAAGCTAGAGCTTAAACACTTTATAGAGTGCTGCCAAAGCAGGCAAAGGCCCTACTCGGATGGCGAAAGCGCCGTTGGGGTAGTTAAAATTTTGGAAGAAGCAAGCAACAAGCTGGGGGTGAAGATGTGA
- a CDS encoding acyltransferase — translation MSDYFVHESSYVDDGARIGEGTKIWHFCHISGDCEIGSHCSIGQNVYVAKNVKIGNHVKIQNNVSVYEGVILEDYVFCGPSMVFTNVRTPRCAYPRNTSEDYVKTLVKRNASIGANATIVCGVTIGEWAFVAAGAVVTKDVPPYALVAGVPARIIGWACECGVPLRFTDAHALCPECLKEYRKENEACIVRIK, via the coding sequence GTGAGCGATTACTTTGTGCACGAATCTTCTTACGTAGACGACGGAGCGCGCATCGGAGAGGGCACCAAGATATGGCATTTCTGCCACATAAGCGGTGACTGCGAGATAGGCTCCCACTGCTCGATCGGGCAAAACGTCTACGTGGCAAAAAACGTGAAGATAGGAAATCACGTGAAGATACAAAACAACGTCTCGGTATATGAGGGTGTCATCCTCGAAGACTACGTCTTTTGCGGCCCGAGCATGGTCTTTACCAACGTAAGGACTCCACGCTGTGCCTACCCACGAAACACAAGCGAGGATTACGTAAAGACATTGGTAAAAAGAAACGCCTCCATAGGCGCAAACGCCACAATAGTCTGCGGTGTAACGATAGGCGAATGGGCCTTTGTCGCCGCCGGCGCCGTCGTCACCAAAGACGTGCCACCTTATGCGCTGGTGGCGGGCGTTCCTGCAAGGATCATCGGCTGGGCCTGTGAGTGCGGCGTTCCGCTGCGCTTTACCGACGCACACGCCCTATGCCCTGAATGCCTGAAGGAATACCGCAAGGAAAACGAAGCGTGCATAGTTCGAATCAAATGA
- a CDS encoding DegT/DnrJ/EryC1/StrS family aminotransferase — translation MNELKIPVLDLKPEINEHLNEYMKAIEEVLRSAQFIMGPNVKAFEEEVASYLGVKHAIGVNSGTDALVIALRAAGIGENDEVITTPFTFFATAESITALGATPVFVDIDERTFNINPDLIKQAITKRTKAIIPVHLYGQAADMDPIMELADAYGLKVIEDTAQAFGGEYKSRKLGTIGYVGCFSFFPSKTLGAFGDGGLIATNDDEVAETAKMLRVHGSKKKYYNETVGYNSRLDEIQAAILRVKLPYIDEANEARRKAAHRYNDLLKDIPGIITPFEDARSKHVYHQYTIRVLDGKRDRLQQNLADRGIGTMVYYPVPVHRLPLYKESAPVLPVAERLSGEVLSLPIWPGIGEEIKREVAEAVKKFMR, via the coding sequence ATGAACGAGCTTAAGATCCCTGTTTTGGACCTAAAACCTGAGATAAACGAGCACTTAAACGAATACATGAAGGCCATAGAGGAGGTCCTGAGATCTGCCCAGTTCATCATGGGACCAAACGTAAAGGCCTTCGAGGAAGAAGTCGCCAGTTACCTGGGCGTAAAACATGCCATAGGAGTAAATTCGGGCACCGATGCATTGGTAATTGCCCTTAGGGCTGCAGGGATAGGGGAGAATGACGAAGTCATAACGACGCCTTTTACCTTTTTTGCGACGGCCGAGTCCATCACGGCTTTGGGTGCGACGCCCGTGTTCGTGGACATAGACGAACGCACCTTTAACATCAATCCCGACCTCATAAAACAGGCCATAACGAAGCGCACCAAAGCGATAATTCCCGTGCACCTTTACGGCCAGGCTGCGGACATGGACCCCATCATGGAGTTGGCTGACGCCTACGGCCTAAAGGTCATAGAAGATACTGCCCAGGCCTTTGGCGGAGAATACAAAAGCCGAAAGCTTGGAACCATAGGCTACGTGGGTTGTTTTTCCTTCTTTCCCTCAAAGACCCTCGGCGCCTTTGGCGACGGCGGCCTTATAGCTACAAACGACGACGAAGTGGCAGAGACGGCCAAGATGCTTCGAGTCCACGGCTCGAAGAAAAAATATTACAACGAAACGGTCGGCTACAACTCACGCTTAGACGAAATACAGGCCGCGATACTGCGGGTAAAGCTTCCCTATATAGACGAAGCAAACGAAGCCAGAAGAAAGGCCGCCCACAGGTATAACGATCTACTAAAGGATATCCCTGGGATAATAACCCCCTTCGAAGACGCACGATCAAAACACGTCTACCACCAATACACGATTCGCGTCTTGGACGGCAAAAGAGACCGGCTTCAACAAAACTTGGCCGACCGTGGCATCGGCACCATGGTCTACTACCCGGTACCTGTACACAGGCTCCCCCTATACAAGGAGAGCGCACCCGTGCTTCCTGTCGCAGAAAGGCTGAGCGGCGAAGTCTTAAGCCTCCCCATCTGGCCGGGGATAGGAGAGGAGATAAAGAGGGAAGTGGCGGAGGCGGTAAAGAAATTTATGAGGTGA
- a CDS encoding GNAT family N-acetyltransferase, translating into MEKFKSKISSLTPKICHYRLLISTPTVVIDHLAERCKNHCPYLLSVISYDMLPLIEKSRPGYSEMVKRYLDNEHIGFCIIDQDCIASMAWLFYNNRPYSVKVTYYPLPPKRAWFHAAWTNPSYRGRGFHKILIYYRALYIAKYLTEQSSLIFIEANIDPHNFVSFNNYKKCGFSENGDIYVFSFLKGCFSWKRSMS; encoded by the coding sequence ATGGAAAAATTTAAAAGCAAAATCTCTTCTTTAACTCCTAAAATATGCCATTATCGTTTATTAATTTCAACACCTACCGTGGTAATCGATCATCTTGCGGAACGTTGCAAAAACCATTGCCCATATTTATTATCAGTCATCTCATACGACATGCTTCCTCTAATTGAAAAATCGAGGCCAGGGTATTCGGAAATGGTTAAACGATATTTAGATAATGAACATATAGGGTTTTGTATAATTGATCAAGACTGTATTGCGTCAATGGCTTGGCTTTTTTATAACAATAGACCTTATAGTGTAAAGGTAACTTATTATCCATTACCACCTAAAAGAGCGTGGTTCCATGCAGCTTGGACAAATCCAAGTTATAGAGGAAGAGGGTTTCATAAAATATTAATTTATTACCGTGCACTTTATATTGCAAAATATTTAACTGAACAGTCTTCATTAATTTTTATAGAAGCAAATATTGATCCACATAACTTTGTATCGTTTAATAATTATAAAAAGTGTGGTTTTAGTGAGAATGGCGATATCTACGTATTTAGTTTTTTGAAAGGATGTTTTTCATGGAAAAGAAGCATGTCATAA
- a CDS encoding carboxylate--amine ligase has product MEKKHVIMLLDGDYSHTLQIAAELKQDLDVAILGIGTRETSAIFRSRYCDIRDKVVYNNINEYAEGLIKLIKKHTPDMVVPVGYRSVAALSMIRKVVVNYTRFCLPPSESLEIALNKRKTLDLAKQIGIEIPLDFSNEVLSNGDDVISHLPYPVFLKASREAGKNITSVVKSKGEFWEKYKKLKDESDGDEILVQEFIDGDTHTYDCGLLFLQGEPVEIYCHEELISVPRSGGSGTKVRLYSNEELERMSIALLSKLNWNGIALVEFKKRRDGSFVLMEINPKFWASYPLASKYGYRFASLMVSSILDIPRTRVPVRKKGMMVFPIRELSYVLKNKNNESLVKSILSMLWPPSKMDINIRDLKAWLANGLSCSMLFKQFKDE; this is encoded by the coding sequence ATGGAAAAGAAGCATGTCATAATGCTGCTTGATGGAGACTATTCGCATACTTTGCAGATTGCCGCTGAGTTAAAACAGGATCTGGATGTCGCAATTTTGGGAATAGGTACTAGGGAGACAAGTGCTATATTTAGATCTAGGTATTGTGACATTCGAGATAAAGTTGTGTATAACAATATCAATGAATATGCAGAGGGATTAATAAAATTAATTAAAAAACATACTCCTGACATGGTTGTCCCGGTAGGGTATCGTTCTGTGGCGGCATTAAGTATGATCAGGAAAGTTGTTGTCAACTATACGAGGTTTTGCTTACCACCTTCAGAATCACTAGAAATTGCATTAAACAAAAGAAAAACTCTAGACTTAGCTAAGCAAATTGGCATAGAGATTCCTCTTGATTTTTCAAATGAAGTACTTTCTAATGGTGATGACGTAATATCCCACCTTCCTTATCCAGTTTTTTTAAAAGCGTCAAGAGAGGCTGGTAAAAACATTACAAGTGTAGTCAAATCAAAAGGAGAATTTTGGGAGAAATATAAAAAACTCAAAGATGAAAGCGACGGGGACGAGATTTTAGTGCAAGAGTTTATAGATGGAGATACTCATACTTATGATTGCGGATTGTTATTTCTACAGGGCGAGCCTGTGGAGATTTATTGTCACGAGGAGTTAATATCTGTCCCACGTAGCGGAGGTAGTGGAACAAAAGTTCGTTTGTATTCTAATGAAGAATTAGAGAGAATGTCAATTGCCCTATTATCTAAGTTAAATTGGAATGGTATTGCATTAGTTGAATTTAAAAAAAGAAGAGATGGCTCATTTGTATTGATGGAAATAAACCCTAAGTTTTGGGCGTCCTACCCGCTTGCCAGCAAATATGGTTATCGTTTTGCCTCACTGATGGTATCTAGTATCCTTGATATTCCTCGTACACGTGTGCCTGTAAGAAAAAAAGGAATGATGGTATTTCCGATTAGAGAACTATCCTATGTATTAAAGAACAAAAATAATGAATCGCTTGTCAAATCTATAC